A region from the uncultured Holophaga sp. genome encodes:
- a CDS encoding BamA/TamA family outer membrane protein — protein sequence MGGLGNSFLLVAALGPALTAAAPPVPGGPPRLQITGGSQDDESFARLAAGLPADREAEPEELERALAAIRATDRFRTVTGELWEGVCRVRLEPWPALESWTWTGDCPKALRKRLIPELREGIRPGEVRLEGWRSRGEAFLRSSGYPQARLSLVREEGGRHLVIRVEPGAPARIREIRITGSHPAYSEGKLLKLMGLKAGSSLWREDTERQLRSRLRTRFLKDRRYEWKVTVTYEAATGLLSIPVDPGPLVRVHIQGSGLGWSRPKDLLPLTRAESYSPELLAEGERRILRLLRARGYLDAQVTSSQGADPGHPGDLRVDYRLQSGPRYRLRGLRFENQEGSVPPDLKGSLSTPRRWYLFGEPLLTPDLIGGLEDQIKGYYSLRGYPDFRLRRPPMESEGDQATLVFQLREGRPRAIRRLELHLGAAWSAAALRLAESLTASFADQPMPVKGGAAGERLYRSDRSQLAKVTAVLRPIPGVPPAYALDFSTPVPLVKRDLAQVLYLLHQELISLGVQRPQEKLSVSEGEDGAVVRIDLPDQPTEKVQRLVVRGADRTRARAFLRESRLAPGAPLDPERLVGTQAGVANLGAFNHVELHSLSDSPGAGEGWKPGDLAMDVSERSPWVVTNAFSYDRAQGYQIGTGIQRLNVGGMGRTLDLGLRAGDGTLNSPWLRKVFPTGDSPRSVDMYSLAYTDPWFAPWSWLPDRARLRDEGAYILERKDAYEIRRQRVLNGIEWHVGDHLLFQAGHRFEQVRVRLRPEIDAPSVSDELLNQITHSPSHSIISAPYLQVVRDTRDNPFDPTRGTYSLGRIELATQFLGTSPNSSFIKLDLRHQWTWSVGERASAGVLMLGLRVGMARPTASSAEDLPLSERFFGGGPFSQRGVEPDELGPVTNVDMLTANGSTVTKLVALGGQGLVVANGEYRFPVLRPTLWGEVFVDSGQVYSRLSDKHHDPLRTSVGIGTILKVGFPIKIEYAVDVKRLLGRPRSQEEIETQLKNLLISAGFQF from the coding sequence ATGGGGGGGCTCGGGAACTCCTTCCTCCTGGTCGCTGCACTGGGGCCCGCCCTCACGGCGGCAGCGCCCCCCGTCCCCGGGGGGCCGCCGCGTCTTCAGATCACCGGGGGCTCACAGGATGATGAAAGCTTTGCCCGTTTGGCGGCGGGTCTCCCCGCCGATCGGGAAGCGGAGCCCGAGGAGCTGGAGAGGGCCCTGGCCGCCATCCGGGCGACGGATCGTTTCCGCACGGTGACCGGGGAGCTCTGGGAGGGGGTCTGTCGGGTCCGTCTGGAGCCCTGGCCTGCGCTGGAGAGCTGGACCTGGACTGGGGACTGTCCAAAGGCCCTGCGGAAGAGGCTGATCCCGGAGCTCCGGGAGGGGATCCGTCCTGGAGAGGTCCGGCTGGAGGGGTGGCGCAGCCGTGGAGAGGCCTTCCTCAGGTCCTCGGGCTATCCCCAGGCCCGACTGAGCCTGGTCCGGGAGGAGGGGGGCAGGCATCTGGTGATCCGGGTGGAGCCCGGGGCCCCCGCACGCATCCGGGAGATCCGGATCACAGGCTCCCATCCGGCCTATTCCGAGGGGAAGCTCCTCAAGCTCATGGGGCTGAAGGCAGGGAGCTCCCTCTGGCGGGAGGACACCGAACGGCAGCTCCGGAGCCGACTCCGGACCCGCTTCCTCAAGGACCGGCGCTATGAGTGGAAGGTGACCGTCACCTACGAAGCGGCCACTGGGCTGCTCAGCATCCCGGTGGATCCTGGCCCCCTGGTCCGGGTCCACATCCAGGGGTCGGGGCTCGGGTGGAGCCGGCCCAAGGACCTTCTCCCCCTCACCCGCGCCGAGTCTTACAGCCCTGAGCTCCTTGCCGAGGGCGAGCGGCGGATCCTCCGCCTCCTCCGGGCCCGGGGCTACCTGGACGCCCAGGTCACCAGCAGCCAGGGGGCTGATCCCGGGCACCCGGGGGACCTGCGGGTCGACTACCGGCTCCAGAGCGGGCCCCGCTACCGCCTGCGGGGGCTGCGCTTCGAGAACCAAGAGGGGAGCGTGCCTCCCGATCTGAAGGGTTCCCTGAGCACGCCGAGGCGCTGGTACCTCTTCGGTGAGCCGCTCCTGACGCCGGACCTGATCGGCGGGCTGGAGGATCAGATCAAGGGCTACTACAGCCTCCGCGGGTATCCGGACTTCCGTCTCCGCCGCCCGCCCATGGAATCCGAGGGGGACCAGGCGACCCTGGTCTTCCAGCTCCGAGAGGGCAGGCCCAGGGCGATCCGTCGTCTGGAGCTCCACCTGGGGGCCGCCTGGTCTGCAGCGGCACTCCGGCTGGCCGAGAGCCTGACGGCCAGCTTCGCCGATCAGCCCATGCCTGTGAAGGGCGGGGCAGCGGGAGAGCGTCTCTACCGGAGCGACCGCTCTCAGCTGGCCAAGGTGACGGCCGTGCTGAGGCCGATTCCCGGCGTGCCCCCGGCCTACGCGCTCGACTTCAGCACCCCGGTGCCCCTGGTGAAGCGGGATCTGGCTCAGGTTCTCTATCTGCTCCACCAGGAGCTGATCTCCCTGGGGGTCCAGCGCCCCCAGGAGAAGCTCAGCGTCAGTGAAGGTGAGGACGGAGCGGTGGTCCGCATCGATCTCCCTGACCAGCCCACGGAGAAGGTGCAGCGCCTGGTGGTGCGGGGGGCGGATCGGACCCGGGCCCGGGCCTTCCTCCGCGAGTCGCGTCTGGCTCCGGGGGCTCCCCTCGACCCCGAGCGCCTGGTCGGCACCCAGGCGGGCGTGGCCAACCTGGGGGCTTTCAATCATGTGGAGCTCCACAGCCTGTCGGACTCGCCCGGGGCGGGGGAGGGCTGGAAGCCCGGTGATCTGGCCATGGATGTGTCGGAGCGCTCCCCCTGGGTGGTCACCAACGCCTTCAGCTACGACCGGGCGCAGGGCTACCAGATCGGCACCGGCATCCAGCGCCTCAATGTGGGGGGGATGGGACGCACCCTCGATCTGGGGTTGCGGGCAGGGGACGGGACCCTCAACAGTCCCTGGCTCCGGAAGGTCTTTCCCACGGGGGACTCCCCCCGCTCGGTGGACATGTACAGCCTGGCCTACACCGATCCCTGGTTCGCCCCCTGGTCCTGGCTGCCCGACCGGGCCCGGCTGCGGGACGAGGGGGCCTACATCCTTGAGCGCAAGGATGCGTACGAGATCCGGAGGCAGCGTGTCCTGAACGGCATCGAATGGCATGTGGGCGACCACCTGCTCTTCCAGGCTGGCCACCGCTTCGAGCAGGTGCGGGTGCGGCTCCGCCCGGAGATCGACGCCCCTTCCGTCTCCGACGAACTCCTCAACCAGATCACCCACAGCCCCAGCCACTCCATCATCTCGGCCCCCTACCTGCAGGTGGTTCGGGACACCCGGGACAACCCCTTTGATCCCACCCGTGGCACCTACTCCCTGGGGCGGATCGAGCTGGCGACCCAGTTTCTGGGCACCAGTCCCAACAGCAGCTTCATCAAGCTGGACCTGAGGCACCAGTGGACCTGGTCCGTAGGAGAGCGCGCCAGCGCGGGGGTGCTCATGCTGGGGCTCCGGGTCGGCATGGCCCGGCCCACGGCCAGCAGCGCCGAGGACCTGCCCCTCTCCGAGCGCTTCTTCGGGGGCGGGCCCTTCTCCCAGCGGGGGGTGGAGCCCGATGAGCTGGGGCCGGTGACCAATGTGGACATGCTCACAGCCAACGGGTCCACCGTGACCAAGCTCGTGGCCCTGGGCGGGCAGGGACTGGTGGTTGCCAATGGGGAGTACCGCTTCCCTGTCCTCCGACCCACCCTCTGGGGCGAGGTGTTCGTGGACTCCGGGCAGGTCTATTCCCGCCTGAGCGACAAGCACCACGATCCCCTCCGGACCTCGGTGGGGATCGGGACCATCCTCAAGGTCGGCTTCCCCATCAAGATCGAGTACGCCGTCGATGTGAAGCGTCTCCTGGGGCGGCCCCGCTCCCAGGAGGAGATTGAAACCCAGCTGAAGAACCTGCTGATCTCGGCCGGGTTCCAGTTCTGA
- the sppA gene encoding signal peptide peptidase SppA, whose protein sequence is MKDFFKSLFASLIAQAIFLGIGLLILFGLVALVGASASKPQVPSGAVLVFNLSTNIPDAPREDSPGQLIQKALEDRGDGDTPLASLISALDRAAGDDNIRALYLTGNLQPVAYGAGSAALTELREALQRFKRSGKPVIAYNQTWTKKEYYLCAGAGTLYCNPFGEVEMTGPRMDMVFLAGALKKYGVDVQVTRVGKYKSAVEPLILEKMSEPNREQYQKLLDDLWTDWKTVVAKDRKLAPVDLQKLADEKGALLADEALKAGLVDKVAPYDEVLDRLKEITGKGAGDQDFPQIGMAAYAKLPHRSGGRHLVGVIYAEGDIVGGEGQENQVGGERLSRELRRLRLDPAIKAIVLRVNSPGGSADASDLIQREVILARKVKPVVISMGTVAASGGYWISTYGDRIFAEPTTLTGSIGVFGILPNIRKLANEHGVTFDSVQTAKFAMPTLFRGASPEELARIQTLVDHIYDQFLDKVAEGRHLRREQVQEIAQGRVWSGREALKLGLVDELGGLEDAVMWAAKKANLGSDYRVAEPDAPLTAAEKLMKLVNGGGRKPLARGPVQELKLQLEQQLQTLQSLNDPRGIYVRLPLDVTCH, encoded by the coding sequence GTGAAGGACTTCTTCAAGTCCCTGTTCGCCTCCCTGATCGCCCAGGCCATCTTCCTGGGGATCGGGCTGCTCATCCTTTTCGGCTTGGTGGCCCTGGTGGGTGCCTCAGCCAGCAAGCCCCAGGTCCCCTCCGGGGCGGTGCTGGTCTTCAATCTCTCCACCAATATCCCCGATGCCCCCCGGGAGGACTCCCCCGGCCAGCTCATCCAGAAGGCCCTGGAGGACCGGGGGGATGGGGACACACCCCTGGCCTCCCTCATTTCGGCCCTGGACCGGGCAGCCGGGGATGACAACATCCGGGCGCTCTACCTGACAGGCAATCTCCAGCCCGTGGCATACGGGGCGGGCTCGGCGGCTCTGACCGAGCTCCGGGAGGCCCTCCAGCGTTTCAAGCGCTCCGGCAAGCCGGTGATCGCCTACAACCAGACCTGGACGAAGAAGGAATACTACCTCTGCGCCGGTGCTGGAACCCTCTACTGCAACCCCTTCGGTGAGGTGGAGATGACCGGCCCCCGGATGGACATGGTCTTCCTGGCCGGGGCCCTGAAGAAATACGGCGTGGATGTGCAGGTCACCCGGGTGGGTAAGTACAAGAGTGCTGTGGAGCCCCTGATCCTGGAGAAGATGAGCGAGCCGAACCGGGAGCAGTACCAGAAGCTGCTTGATGATCTCTGGACGGACTGGAAGACCGTGGTGGCCAAGGACCGGAAGCTGGCCCCGGTCGATCTCCAGAAGTTGGCCGACGAGAAGGGTGCCCTTCTGGCAGACGAGGCTCTCAAGGCCGGCCTGGTGGACAAGGTGGCCCCCTACGACGAGGTGCTGGACCGCCTCAAGGAGATCACGGGCAAGGGGGCCGGGGACCAGGACTTCCCCCAGATCGGGATGGCCGCCTACGCGAAGCTGCCTCACCGTTCAGGCGGGCGCCACCTGGTCGGTGTCATCTATGCCGAAGGCGATATCGTCGGGGGCGAAGGACAGGAGAACCAGGTGGGCGGCGAGCGGCTCAGCCGCGAGCTCCGTCGCCTCCGCCTGGATCCCGCCATCAAGGCCATCGTCCTGCGGGTGAACAGCCCCGGGGGAAGTGCCGATGCCAGCGACCTGATCCAGCGGGAGGTCATCCTGGCCCGGAAGGTCAAGCCCGTGGTCATCTCCATGGGGACGGTGGCAGCCTCGGGGGGCTACTGGATCAGTACCTACGGTGACCGGATCTTTGCCGAGCCCACCACCCTCACGGGCTCCATCGGGGTCTTCGGTATCCTGCCCAACATCCGCAAGCTGGCCAACGAGCACGGCGTCACCTTCGACAGCGTCCAGACTGCGAAGTTCGCCATGCCCACCCTCTTCCGGGGGGCCAGTCCCGAGGAGCTGGCCCGGATCCAGACCCTGGTGGATCACATCTACGACCAGTTCCTGGACAAGGTGGCCGAGGGTCGCCACCTGAGGCGTGAGCAGGTCCAGGAGATCGCTCAGGGCCGGGTCTGGTCTGGGCGGGAGGCCCTGAAGCTCGGGCTGGTGGATGAGCTGGGGGGCCTGGAGGATGCGGTGATGTGGGCGGCGAAGAAGGCCAATCTGGGCAGCGACTACCGGGTTGCGGAGCCCGATGCCCCCCTCACCGCCGCCGAAAAGCTGATGAAGCTGGTGAATGGCGGGGGGCGGAAGCCCCTGGCCCGGGGCCCGGTCCAGGAGCTCAAGCTCCAGCTGGAGCAGCAGCTCCAGACCCTCCAGTCCCTGAATGATCCTCGCGGGATCTATGTCAGACTTCCCCTGGATGTGACCTGCCACTGA
- a CDS encoding YggS family pyridoxal phosphate-dependent enzyme: MSSLSLRAERLRTRIGRACEASGRAPGEVELLPVSKFHPVESVQEALDLGFTTFGENYVQEGMAKAQALPRASFVLIGPLQRNKAKQALTHFSAIMTLDRPELALRLRHLAAELNLRRELWIQVDLWGESTKLGGCAEQDLPALLEALGHDPRLPLQGFMAIPPPDHPESFSEMARLREAWQQRLGYRLRLSMGMSDDLEEAIRAGSDQVRIGTDLFGERPRQ, from the coding sequence ATGAGCTCCTTGTCGCTGCGGGCCGAGCGCCTGCGGACCCGGATCGGCCGGGCCTGCGAAGCATCGGGACGCGCCCCTGGAGAGGTCGAGCTGCTTCCGGTCTCCAAGTTCCACCCCGTCGAGTCGGTGCAGGAGGCCCTGGATCTGGGCTTCACCACCTTCGGGGAGAACTACGTGCAGGAGGGCATGGCCAAGGCCCAGGCCCTGCCCCGGGCCTCCTTCGTCCTCATCGGCCCCCTCCAGCGGAACAAGGCCAAGCAGGCCCTCACCCACTTCTCGGCCATCATGACGCTGGACCGGCCCGAGCTCGCCCTACGACTCCGGCACCTCGCCGCCGAGCTGAATCTTCGCAGAGAGCTCTGGATCCAGGTGGACCTCTGGGGCGAGAGCACCAAACTGGGGGGCTGTGCGGAACAGGATCTGCCCGCACTCCTGGAGGCCCTGGGGCATGATCCCCGCCTCCCCCTTCAGGGTTTCATGGCCATCCCCCCCCCCGATCACCCGGAGTCCTTCAGCGAGATGGCTCGTCTCAGGGAGGCTTGGCAGCAGCGCCTGGGCTACCGCCTGAGGCTCTCCATGGGCATGAGCGATGACCTGGAAGAGGCCATCCGGGCTGGCAGCGACCAGGTTCGGATCGGCACGGACCTCTTCGGCGAGCGCCCGCGTCAGTAG
- a CDS encoding C4-type zinc ribbon domain-containing protein — protein sequence MSVLPVLQELQSVHDNLAVIHRDLSAFPPDLAALDTELKSVRKRLADLAKALEPLEGKSRELGRQLAAAQSLEDSARATLKSAKQKIQYTAAMRDLDARERERTAVARPLKEADDRITAIKAEVADLESREAELQGEFETLRQAFLAEHENQVVAEQRLTARRTELEHALGTSELSRFNRILQQRQGKALVTVDGSTCSGCRTKIRSMLLHQLRETGLISCEYCQRYLVQSPRP from the coding sequence ATGAGTGTTCTTCCCGTCCTGCAAGAACTCCAGTCGGTCCATGACAACCTGGCTGTCATCCATCGGGATCTGAGCGCGTTCCCGCCAGACCTCGCGGCACTGGACACCGAGCTCAAGTCCGTTCGGAAGCGTCTGGCTGACTTGGCCAAGGCCCTGGAGCCCCTGGAGGGCAAGAGCCGGGAGCTGGGCAGACAGCTTGCCGCAGCCCAATCCCTGGAGGACTCTGCCCGGGCGACCCTCAAGTCCGCCAAGCAGAAGATCCAGTACACCGCAGCCATGCGGGACCTGGACGCCCGTGAGCGTGAGCGAACTGCCGTGGCCCGCCCCCTCAAGGAGGCCGATGACCGGATCACGGCCATCAAGGCCGAGGTTGCCGATCTGGAGTCCAGGGAAGCCGAACTCCAAGGGGAGTTCGAAACCCTGCGCCAGGCCTTCCTTGCCGAGCATGAGAACCAGGTGGTGGCCGAGCAGCGCCTCACAGCCAGGAGGACTGAGCTCGAGCATGCCCTTGGCACCTCCGAGCTGAGCCGCTTCAACCGCATCCTCCAGCAGCGCCAGGGCAAGGCCCTGGTCACCGTGGATGGCAGCACCTGCTCCGGCTGCCGCACCAAGATCCGCTCCATGCTCCTCCACCAGCTCCGGGAGACGGGCCTCATCTCCTGTGAGTACTGCCAGCGCTACCTGGTACAGTCGCCACGTCCATGA
- a CDS encoding co-chaperone GroES has product MNITPLYDRVVLKRVEPVEVVKGGIIIPDTAKEKPMEAEIVAVGEGKYDDNGKRMPLTVKAGDKVLIGKYSGTEIKMDGVDYVIVREDEILAIVK; this is encoded by the coding sequence ATGAACATCACCCCCCTCTACGATCGCGTGGTTCTGAAGCGCGTTGAGCCCGTGGAAGTGGTCAAGGGCGGCATCATCATCCCCGATACCGCCAAGGAGAAGCCCATGGAGGCTGAGATCGTGGCTGTCGGCGAGGGCAAGTACGATGACAACGGCAAGCGCATGCCTCTCACCGTCAAGGCCGGTGACAAGGTCCTGATCGGCAAGTACAGCGGCACTGAGATCAAGATGGATGGTGTGGACTACGTGATCGTTCGCGAGGACGAGATCCTGGCCATCGTCAAGTAA
- the groL gene encoding chaperonin GroEL (60 kDa chaperone family; promotes refolding of misfolded polypeptides especially under stressful conditions; forms two stacked rings of heptamers to form a barrel-shaped 14mer; ends can be capped by GroES; misfolded proteins enter the barrel where they are refolded when GroES binds), with product MAAKSIVYAEDARQAILRGVNKLADAVQVTLGPKGRNVLIEKKFGSPLLTKDGVTVAKEIELKEKHENMGAQLVREVASKTSDIAGDGTTTATVLARAIYKEGIKAIVSGANTMDIKKGIDLAVSEVVSAIDEIKKPVEGNAIAQVGTISANGDEEIGKIIAEAMGKVGKDGVITVEEAKGRETELNVVEGMQFDRGYLSPYFVTNPDQMKVELENALILVYEKKISNMRDLLPLLEQVVNSRRPLLIIAEDVDGEALATLVVNKIRGTLNIAAVKAPGFGDRRKAMLEDIAILTGGKAITEDLGLKLENLTVEDLGSAKKIVIDKENTTIVEGAGATEAIQGRVKQIRSQVEQSTSDYDREKLQERLAKLVGGVAVIKVGAASETEMKEKKARVEDAMHATKAAVEDGIVAGGGVALLRSLAKLAALKVCGDQATGVAIVTKALEEPLRQIATNAGVEGSVIVNRVKENTGNFGYNAATGEFGDMVGFGVIDPAKVTKSALRNAASVAAMMLTTEAIIAEIPEPKAAAPAGAPGMGGMPGMDDMY from the coding sequence ATGGCTGCCAAGTCCATTGTCTATGCTGAAGATGCCCGCCAGGCGATCCTGCGCGGTGTGAACAAGCTGGCCGACGCCGTCCAGGTAACCCTGGGCCCCAAGGGCCGCAACGTCCTGATCGAGAAGAAGTTCGGCTCCCCCCTCCTCACCAAGGACGGCGTCACCGTCGCCAAGGAGATCGAGCTCAAGGAGAAGCACGAGAACATGGGCGCGCAGCTCGTCCGTGAAGTCGCCTCCAAGACCTCTGACATCGCCGGTGACGGCACCACCACCGCCACCGTGCTGGCCCGCGCCATCTACAAAGAGGGCATCAAGGCCATCGTGAGCGGCGCCAACACCATGGACATCAAGAAGGGCATCGACCTGGCCGTCTCTGAGGTGGTCAGTGCCATCGATGAGATCAAGAAGCCCGTCGAGGGCAACGCCATCGCCCAGGTGGGCACCATCTCCGCCAACGGCGACGAGGAGATCGGCAAGATCATTGCCGAGGCCATGGGCAAGGTCGGCAAGGACGGCGTCATCACCGTCGAGGAGGCCAAGGGCCGCGAGACCGAGCTGAACGTGGTCGAGGGCATGCAGTTCGACCGTGGCTACCTCAGCCCCTACTTTGTGACCAACCCCGACCAGATGAAGGTGGAGCTCGAGAACGCCCTCATCCTGGTCTATGAGAAGAAGATCTCCAACATGCGCGACCTCCTGCCCCTCCTGGAGCAGGTCGTCAACAGCCGCCGCCCCCTCCTGATCATCGCCGAGGACGTGGACGGCGAGGCCCTGGCCACCCTGGTGGTCAACAAGATCCGCGGCACCCTGAACATCGCCGCCGTGAAGGCTCCCGGCTTCGGTGATCGCCGGAAGGCCATGCTCGAGGACATCGCCATCCTGACCGGTGGCAAGGCCATCACCGAGGATCTGGGTCTCAAGCTCGAGAACCTGACCGTCGAGGATCTGGGCAGTGCCAAGAAGATCGTCATCGACAAGGAGAACACCACCATCGTCGAGGGCGCCGGCGCCACCGAGGCCATCCAGGGCCGCGTGAAGCAGATCCGCAGCCAGGTGGAGCAGAGCACCTCCGACTACGACCGCGAGAAGCTCCAGGAGCGCCTGGCCAAGCTGGTGGGCGGTGTGGCCGTCATCAAGGTCGGTGCCGCTTCCGAGACCGAGATGAAGGAGAAGAAGGCTCGCGTGGAAGACGCCATGCACGCCACCAAGGCCGCCGTTGAGGATGGCATCGTGGCTGGCGGCGGCGTCGCCCTGCTGCGCTCCCTCGCCAAGCTCGCCGCCCTGAAGGTCTGCGGCGATCAGGCCACCGGTGTGGCCATCGTCACCAAGGCCCTGGAGGAGCCCCTCCGCCAGATCGCCACCAACGCCGGTGTCGAGGGTTCCGTCATCGTGAACCGTGTCAAGGAGAACACCGGTAACTTCGGCTACAATGCCGCCACCGGCGAGTTCGGTGACATGGTGGGCTTCGGCGTGATCGACCCCGCCAAGGTGACCAAGTCCGCCCTGCGCAACGCCGCCTCCGTCGCCGCCATGATGCTCACCACCGAGGCCATCATCGCCGAGATCCCCGAGCCCAAGGCTGCCGCTCCCGCTGGCGCCCCCGGCATGGGCGGCATGCCCGGCATGGACGACATGTATTGA
- a CDS encoding flavodoxin family protein: MKILVLLGSPRANGNSAAIATRLAATASARGAEVQTVALNGLSYRGCQACYACKGRLDRCILEDELTPVLAAVESADVLVLATSVYFGEVTAQLKGFLDRCYSFLAPGYLAGGEKGRLKGKRLVFIQTQGNPDPAFFGEIFPRISHFMAWMGFGEAQWIRACGLSPARGESIPGSVLEEADQVACGLF, encoded by the coding sequence GTGAAGATTCTCGTCCTGTTGGGAAGTCCCCGTGCCAACGGCAACTCCGCCGCCATCGCCACCCGGTTGGCGGCTACCGCATCCGCCCGGGGTGCCGAGGTGCAGACCGTGGCCCTCAATGGGCTCAGCTACCGGGGCTGCCAGGCCTGCTACGCCTGCAAGGGCAGGTTGGACCGCTGCATCCTGGAGGATGAACTCACCCCGGTGCTCGCAGCGGTTGAATCCGCCGATGTCCTGGTCCTGGCGACCTCCGTCTACTTCGGAGAGGTGACGGCCCAGCTCAAGGGCTTCCTGGACCGCTGCTACAGCTTCCTGGCTCCGGGTTATCTGGCCGGGGGTGAGAAGGGCCGCCTGAAGGGCAAGCGCCTGGTCTTCATCCAGACCCAGGGCAATCCGGATCCCGCCTTCTTCGGGGAGATCTTCCCCCGCATCAGCCATTTCATGGCGTGGATGGGCTTCGGGGAGGCCCAGTGGATCCGCGCCTGCGGCCTCAGCCCGGCCCGGGGCGAATCGATCCCCGGGTCGGTGCTGGAGGAGGCCGATCAGGTGGCCTGCGGGCTGTTCTAG
- a CDS encoding flavodoxin family protein translates to MKILGISGSQREDSKSGVHRLVRTVLENTGCDYELISLKDKRIQGCTACLGCAGDNVCKVVDDMSPLRQLIVDADAYVIGAPNFYSTMNAATHAFLERWYQFRHREGDTLWGKLAVSIGVGGTSGKPVVGDMEQFFLYNFIEPVDKVDGQGTASCFSCGYGETCKVGIPLMIYGPGARITEDMIPCVEKQPELLQAAAMAGKRLGARLRNGHDRQAVTQAMQARLMALFMESV, encoded by the coding sequence ATGAAGATCCTCGGCATTTCCGGAAGCCAGCGGGAGGATTCGAAGTCCGGCGTCCACCGGCTCGTCCGCACCGTCCTGGAGAACACCGGCTGCGACTACGAGCTCATCTCCCTCAAGGACAAACGCATCCAGGGCTGTACGGCCTGCTTGGGCTGCGCCGGGGACAATGTCTGCAAGGTTGTCGATGACATGAGCCCCCTGCGTCAGCTCATCGTGGATGCCGATGCCTATGTCATCGGAGCCCCCAACTTCTACTCCACGATGAATGCCGCCACCCACGCCTTCCTGGAGCGCTGGTACCAGTTCCGCCATCGGGAGGGCGACACCCTATGGGGCAAGCTGGCTGTCTCCATCGGCGTGGGGGGCACCTCTGGCAAGCCGGTTGTAGGTGACATGGAGCAGTTCTTCCTCTACAACTTCATCGAGCCCGTAGACAAGGTCGACGGCCAGGGCACGGCCTCCTGCTTCTCCTGCGGGTACGGGGAGACTTGCAAGGTGGGCATCCCGCTCATGATCTACGGCCCGGGCGCCAGAATCACCGAAGACATGATCCCCTGCGTGGAGAAGCAACCCGAACTCCTCCAGGCCGCGGCCATGGCCGGCAAGCGCCTGGGGGCAAGGCTCAGGAACGGTCACGACCGCCAGGCCGTCACCCAAGCCATGCAGGCCCGGCTCATGGCCCTCTTCATGGAATCCGTCTAG
- a CDS encoding Crp/Fnr family transcriptional regulator, translating into MSVCACQDLQQEFGPLHPECLGGLWLFRGLCPEDAGALADRALRRRRPLGTRLFGQGEPATEMFLLKAGFIKLTRQQPDGTEVPLGIRGPGSLVGETVLTEAGTYPLSAWCMEDCLTCGFTRSGFESLVLDHPGIGLQLLRNMSERIERLTDLLESSTAASLEERLLGTLTLLAREHGIPEGNQLRLPFNLTHEELGLLVGAHRVSVTRAMGRLQSRRLLKSDRQGLVLSRI; encoded by the coding sequence ATGTCTGTCTGTGCCTGCCAGGACCTTCAACAGGAATTCGGCCCCTTGCATCCGGAGTGCCTGGGTGGGTTGTGGCTCTTCCGGGGCCTCTGCCCGGAGGATGCCGGAGCCCTGGCCGACCGGGCCCTCCGTCGGCGGCGCCCCCTGGGGACACGCCTCTTCGGCCAAGGGGAGCCCGCCACCGAGATGTTTCTCCTGAAGGCCGGATTCATCAAGCTCACCCGCCAGCAGCCAGACGGTACAGAGGTCCCTCTGGGGATCCGGGGACCGGGGTCCCTCGTCGGCGAGACCGTCCTGACCGAGGCCGGCACCTATCCCCTATCGGCCTGGTGCATGGAGGACTGCCTGACCTGCGGCTTCACCCGCAGCGGTTTCGAGTCCCTGGTCCTGGACCATCCCGGCATCGGCCTCCAGCTCCTCCGGAACATGAGTGAGCGGATCGAACGGCTCACTGACCTGCTGGAAAGCTCCACCGCAGCGAGTCTGGAAGAACGCCTCCTCGGGACCCTCACACTCCTGGCCCGCGAACATGGGATACCAGAGGGGAACCAGCTCCGCCTGCCCTTCAACCTGACCCATGAGGAGCTCGGGCTCCTGGTGGGGGCCCACCGGGTGAGCGTGACCCGCGCCATGGGGCGCCTCCAGTCCAGGCGCCTGCTGAAGAGCGACCGGCAGGGTCTGGTCCTCTCCCGCATCTGA